In Macadamia integrifolia cultivar HAES 741 chromosome 13, SCU_Mint_v3, whole genome shotgun sequence, one DNA window encodes the following:
- the LOC122059037 gene encoding anthocyanidin-3-O-glucoside rhamnosyltransferase-like has translation MAGLSLNEPQTDPLDERWAGWLDQFSVGSVLFCSFGSDGVLSKEELRELLLGLEESGVPFMAVLKYPNGMTESEALPEGLVERVKQRGLIHSGWVQQQLILEHKAVGGYLCHAGFGSLAEAVASGCQLVLLPQKGDQFLNARLMSKDLKVGVEVERRDEDGWFTKESVREAVRSVMVDKEGPVGKEVRANHCRLKELLLNKELNNSYVDQLLEKMET, from the coding sequence ATGGCCGGTCTAAGTTTGAACGAACCACAAACTGATCCCCTGGATGAGCGTTGGGCCGGATGGCTCGACCAATTTTCGGTTGGTTCGGTGCTTTTTTGCTCTTTCGGTAGCGATGGTGTTCTGAGCAAGGAGGAGCTGAGGGAGCTACTTCTTGGGTTGGAGGAGTCAGGTGTGCCGTTCATGGCAGTTCTTAAGTACCCAAACGGTATGACGGAGAGCGAAGCATTGCCGGAGGGGTTGGTAGAGAGGGTGAAACAGCGAGGGTTGATCCACAGTGGATGGGTTCAGCAGCAGTTGATACTAGAGCACAAGGCCGTGGGAGGGTACCTGTGCCATGCAGGCTTCGGATCGCTGGCAGAGGCGGTGGCGAGTGGGTGTCAGTTGGTGCTGTTACCACAGAAGGGAGACCAGTTCTTGAATGCAAGGCTGATGAGTAAAGACCTTAAGGTTGGGGTGGAGGTGGAAAGGAGAGACGAGGATGGTTGGTTCACTAAGGAGAGTGTAAGAGAGGCCGTGAGGTCGGTAATGGTGGACAAAGAAGGCCCGGTTGGGAAAGAAGTAAGGGCCAATCACTGCCGATTGAAGGAGCTTCTCTTGAACAAGGAACTGAATAACAGTTATGTAGACCAACTGCTGGAGAAGATGGAGACataa
- the LOC122058808 gene encoding uncharacterized protein LOC122058808 encodes MGSLLESLSISHFLTKQMLQSLQLLPYNFLSALSPPSYPSLTTISSSPSSSCSYRGTFVSRDRSQLRTRPGPLHAQLSEPTTATTETPPEDGPIELPSSSSSSIFATTDDPSPIQVAASVLLTGSVSVFLFRALRRRAKRAKELRVRSGGVTKRTLKDEALDSLKAMKPTSGEEGSTPSPAQALLGGITAGVIALLLYKFTITIEAALGRQTISDNFSVRQITITIRTIVNGLCYLATFIFGINSIGLLLYSGQLAINSFMEDTSEATAGKNGQKSKESPSTELPVGNDKSSSAEGEQASDET; translated from the exons ATGGGATCATTGTTAgaatctctctctatctctcattTTTTAACCAAACAAATGTTGCAGTCTCTTCAGCTCCTTCCCTACAACTTCCTCTCAGCTCTTTCTCCTCCCTCCTATCCATCTTTAACTaccatttcttcttccccttcttcttcttgctcctACAGAGGCACCTTTGTCAGCCGGGATCGCAGCCAACTCCGAACCAGACCCGGACCTTTGCATGCCCAGCTCTCTGAGCCCACCACGGCAACGACAGAAACCCCACCGGAAGATGGACCAATCGAACTTCCTTCGTCTTCATCTTCATCCATCTTCGCCACCACTGATGACCCATCTCCCATCCAAGTCGCTGCCAGCGTACTTCTCACTGGCTCTGTCTCTGTTTTCCTTTTCCGCGCACTGAGACGTCGGGCCAAACGAGCTAAAGAGTTG AGAGTAAGGTCCGGTGGTGTCACCAAAAGGACTCTTAAGGATGAGGCATTGGATAGTCTCAAGGCAATGAAGCCGACCTCAGGTGAGGAAGGGTCCACTCCTTCCCCTGCTCAGGCATTGTTGGGAGGAATCACAGCCGGTGTCATCGCCCTTTTGCTTTATAAGTTCACCATCACTATCGAGGCGGCACTCGGTCGGCAGACTATCTCTGATAACTTCTCG GTTCGTCAAATAACGATAACAATAAG GACCATAGTGAATGGGTTGTGCTATCTGGCTACATTTATTTTCGGCATCAATTCTATTGGTTTACTCCTCTACTCTGGGCAGCTGGCAATCAACTCCTTCATGGAAGACACAAGTGAAGCAACTGCAGGTAAAAATGGGCAGAAAAGCAAAGAAAGTCCATCAACTGAGCTGCCTGTAGGAAATGACAAATCCAGCAGCGCTGAAGGGGAGCAAGCTTCTGATGAGACGTAA